From a single Lolium rigidum isolate FL_2022 chromosome 7, APGP_CSIRO_Lrig_0.1, whole genome shotgun sequence genomic region:
- the LOC124670409 gene encoding probable L-type lectin-domain containing receptor kinase S.5: MAGHRIIRRSILQLVCAAFVMLCSSTCSSSLKFTYPSFDAASKVDFSFTPDSSISNGSLQITPNAGNMTHRSGRVIYARETLKLWNRQRTALTSFQTDFVLNILPQKDGAGEGMAFILTNHPALPSDSSGQWLGVSNNRTDGAASNRIVALEFDTRRSSEADVDGNHIGVDYNGVRSVTQYPLNNLSIVLSRGTDLRVSVVYDGALFSLVAVQDGLAYTGAWPVDLSRYLLDDISLGFAASTGEFAELNQVRSWNFSTNGDEIAGDKGRLRLNLFLAVLIPLAVAVLIMALLLWRRLTRRTRLAYRNLEKMIDAHGPVRFKLRELRNATANFSDGRKLGRGGSGTVYLGYLRRMGMEVAVKRVSTNVNSNRGEKEFVAEVNTISKLSHRNLVKLIGWCHKKGELLLVYEYFPMGSLDKLLYARERTASSSTSLMSASTDTPVLTWERRYKIIRGVASALDYLHHGSSKRILHRDVKGSNVMLDEEYNARLGDFGLARVIQHDGVTHHSTQAVAGTRGYMAYESFFTGRASLDTDVYAFGVFVMEVVSGRSPSSAVLYQEDDDNDKEYSSGGQGWQGVPPMHIADWAWMLYGEGKALHAADPLLGGEFEQAQVDCAVRLALACCHPNPRERPSMRVAVQVLIDGAAAPEPPLHKPAFVWPPGGNRQEMELPDVGLLFMGRAGQHSSYCSMSCSISGR; the protein is encoded by the coding sequence atggccggccatagaaTCATCAGGCGTTCAATCTTGCAGCTAGTTTGCGCAGCCTTCGTCATGCTCTGCAGCAGCACCTGCAGTAGTTCCCTGAAGTTCACATACCCCAGCTTCGACGCGGCCAGCAAGGTCGACTTCAGCTTCACCCCGGACTCGTCGATCTCCAATGGCTCCCTGCAGATCACTCCCAACGCCGGCAACATGACCCACCGGTCAGGCAGAGTGATCTACGCGAGGGAGACCCTCAAGCTGTGGAACCGCCAGCGCACGGCGCTCACCTCCTTCCAGACAGACTTCGTGCTCAACATCCTGCCGCAGAAGGACGGGGCCGGCGAAGGCATGGCCTTCATCCTCACCAACCACCCGGCGCTGCCCAGCGACAGCAGCGGGCAGTGGCTTGGAGTGAGCAATAACCGGACGGACGGTGCGGCATCGAACCGGATTGTGGCGCTGGAGTTCGACACGCGGCGGAGCTCCGAGGCCGACGTCGACGGCAACCACATCGGGGTCGACTACAACGGCGTCCGCTCCGTCACACAGTACCCGCTCAACAACCTCTCCATCGTCCTCTCTAGAGGGACCGACTTGCGGGTTAGTGTAGTGTACGACGGCGCGTTGTTCAGCTTGGTGGCGGTGCAGGACGGGTTGGCTTACACGGGTGCCTGGCCTGTCGACCTTTCGCGGTATCTGCTTGACGATATATCTCTGGGTTTTGCGGCGTCGACGGGAGAGTTCGCTGAACTGAACCAGGTCAGGTCTTGGAATTTCAGCACGAACGGGGATGAGATCGCTGGCGATAAAGGGAGGCTGAGGCTGAATCTGTTTCTCGCCGTGTTGAtcccgctcgccgtcgccgtgctGATCATGGCGTTGCTCTTGTGGAGGAGGCTGACGCGGCGGACCAGGCTGGCGTACCGCAACCTCGAGAAGATGATCGACGCCCACGGCCCGGTCAGGTTTAAGCTCAGGGAGCTCAGGAACGCGACGGCCAACTTCAGCGATGGTCGTAAGCTGGGCCGAGGTGGCTCCGGCACTGTTTACCTTGGGTACCTGAGGAGGATGGGCATGGAGGTGGCCGTGAAGCGTGTGTCCACGAACGTCAACTCTAATAGAGGGGAGAAGGAGTTCGTGGCGGAGGTGAACACGATCAGCAAGCTCTCGCACCGGAACCTCGTGAAGCTCATCGGCTGGTGCCACAAGAAGGGCGAGCTGCTGTTGGTGTACGAGTACTTCCCCATGGGCAGCCTTGACAAGCTCCTCTACGCCAGAGAAAGGACCGCGTCATCGTCCACGTCGTTGATGTCGGCGTCGACGGACACCCCTGTGCTCACCTGGGAGCGGCGGTACAAGATCATCCGCGGCGTGGCGTCGGCGCTGGACTATCTGCACCACGGGAGCAGCAAGCGGATCCTGCACAGGGACGTCAAGGGCAGCAACGTGATGCTCGACGAGGAGTACAACGCGCGGCTGGGAGACTTCGGCCTCGCCCGCGTCATCCAGCACGATGGCGTGACGCACCACTCCACGCAGGCCGTGGCGGGGACGCGCGGCTACATGGCGTACGAGAGCTTCTtcaccggccgcgccagcctcgaCACGGACGTGTACGCGTTCGGGGTCTTCGTCATGGAGGTGGTCAGCGGGAGGAGCCCCAGCAGCGCCGTGCTGTACCAGGAAGACGACGACAACGACAAGGAGTACTCGAGCGGCGGGCAAGGGTGGCAAGGTGTGCCACCGATGCACATCGCGGACTGGGCGTGGATGCTCTACGGCGAGGGGAAGGCGCTGCACGCCGCCGACCCCTTGCTCGGCGGCGAGTTCGAGCAGGCGCAGGTGGACTGCGCGGTGAGGCTGGCCCTGGCGTGCTGCCACCCGAACCCGAGGGAGAGGCCGTCCATGAGGGTGGCCGTGCAGGTGCTGATCGACGGTGCCGCGGCGCCGGAGCCCCCGTTGCACAAGCCTGCGTTCGTTTGGCCTCCGGGTGGGAATCGACAGGAGATGGAGCTGCCGGATGTCGGGTTGCTGTTCATGGGAAGGGCGGGGCAGCACAGTAGCTACTGTTCCATGAGCTGTTCCATCTCCGGAAGGTGA
- the LOC124670445 gene encoding probable L-type lectin-domain containing receptor kinase S.5: MLCSSTCSSSLQFTYSSFDAASKADFSFTPDSSISNGSLQITPNAGNMTHRSGRVIYARETLKLWNRQRTALTSFQTDFVLNILPQKGGAGEGMAFILTNHPELPSDSSGQWLGVSNNRTDGAASNRIVALEFDTRRSSEADVDGNHIGIDYNGVRSIAQYPLNNLSIVLSSGIDLRVTVVYDGAVLSLLAVMDQMVFSGAWTVDLSRYLLDDISLGFAASTGEFAELNQVRSWNFSTSGDEIAGDGDKGRLVLFLAVFIPLVVALLIMALLLWRRLTRRTRLAYRNLEKMIDAHGPVRFKLRELRNATANFSDGRKLGRGGSGTVYLGYLRRMGMEVAVKRVSTNVNSNRGEKEFVAEVNTISKLSHRNLVKLIGWCHKKGELLLVYEYFPMGSLDKLLYARERTASSSTSLMSASTDTPVLTWERRYKIIRGVASALDYLHHGSSKRILHRDVKASNVMLDEEYNARLGDFGLARVIQHDGVTHHSTQAVAGTRGYMAYESFFTGRASLDTDVYAFGVFVMEVVSGRSPSNAVLYHEDDDKEYSSGGQWWQGVPPMHIADWAWMLYGEGKALHAADPLLGGEFEQAQVDCAVRLALACCHPNPRERPSMRVAVQVLIDGAAAPEPPLHKPAFVWPPGGNRQEMELPDVGLLFTGGAGQHSSYCSMSCSISGR; this comes from the coding sequence ATGCTCTGCAGCAGCACCTGCAGCAGTTCCCTGCAGTTCACATACTCCAGCTTCGACGCGGCCAGCAAGGCCGACTTCAGCTTCACCCCGGACTCGTCGATCTCCAACGGCTCCCTGCAGATCACCCCCAACGCCGGCAACATGACCCACCGGTCAGGCAGAGTGATCTACGCGAGGGAGACCCTCAAGCTGTGGAACCGCCAGCGCACGGCGCTCACCTCCTTCCAGACAGACTTCGTGCTCAACATCCTGCCGCAGAAGGGCGGGGCCGGCGAAGGCATGGCCTTCATCCTCACCAACCACCCAGAGCTGCCCAGCGACAGCAGCGGGCAGTGGCTCGGAGTGAGCAATAACCGGACGGACGGTGCGGCGTCGAACCGGATCGTGGCGCTGGAGTTCGACACCCGGCGGAGCTCCGAGGCCGACGTCGACGGCAACCACATCGGGATCGACTACAACGGCGTCCGCTCCATCGCGCAGTACCCGCTCAACAACCTCTCCATCGTCCTCTCCAGCGGGATCGACTTGCGGGTTACTGTAGTGTACGACGGCGCGGTGTTGAGCTTGTTGGCGGTGATGGACCAGATGGTTTTTTCGGGTGCCTGGACTGTCGACCTTTCGCGGTATCTGCTTGACGATATATCTCTGGGTTTTGCGGCGTCGACGGGAGAGTTCGCTGAACTGAACCAGGTCAGGTCTTGGAATTTCAGCACGTCCGGGGATGAGATCGCCGGCGACGGCGATAAAGGGAGGCTGGTTCTGTTTCTCGCCGTGTTCATCCCGCTTGTCGTCGCCCTGCTGATCATGGCGCTGCTCCTGTGGAGGAGGCTGACGCGGCGGACGAGGCTGGCATACCGTAACCTCGAGAAGATGATCGACGCGCACGGCCCGGTCAGGTTTAAGCTCAGGGAGCTCAGGAACGCGACGGCCAACTTCAGCGATGGTCGTAAGCTGGGCCGAGGTGGCTCCGGCACTGTTTACCTTGGGTACCTGAGGAGGATGGGCATGGAGGTGGCCGTGAAGCGTGTGTCCACGAACGTCAACTCTAATAGAGGCGAGAAGGAGTTCGTGGCGGAGGTGAACACGATCAGCAAGCTCTCGCACCGGAACCTCGTGAAGCTCATCGGTTGGTGCCACAAGAAGGGCGAGCTGCTGTTGGTGTACGAGTACTTCCCCATGGGCAGCCTTGACAAGCTCCTCTACGCCAGAGAAAGGACCGCGTCATCGTCCACGTCGTTGATGTCGGCGTCGACGGACACCCCTGTGCTCACCTGGGAGCGGCGGTACAAGATCATCCGCGGCGTGGCGTCGGCGCTGGACTATCTGCACCACGGGAGCAGCAAGCGGATCCTGCACAGGGACGTCAAGGCCAGCAACGTGATGCTCGACGAGGAGTACAACGCGCGGCTGGGAGACTTCGGCCTCGCCCGCGTcatccagcacgacggcgtgacgCACCACTCCACGCAGGCCGTGGCGGGGACGCGCGGCTACATGGCGTACGAGAGCTTCTtcaccggccgcgccagcctcgaCACGGACGTGTACGCGTTCGGGGTGTTCGTCATGGAGGTGGTCAGCGGGAGGAGCCCCAGCAACGCCGTGCTGTACCACGAAGACGACGACAAGGAGTACTCGAGCGGCGGGCAATGGTGGCAAGGTGTGCCACCGATGCACATCGCGGACTGGGCGTGGATGCTCTACGGCGAGGGGAAGGCGCTGCACGCCGCCGACCCCTTGCTCGGCGGCGAGTTCGAGCAGGCGCAGGTGGACTGCGCGGTGAGGCTGGCCCTGGCGTGCTGCCACCCGAACCCGAGGGAGAGGCCGTCCATGAGGGTGGCTGTGCAGGTGCTGATCGACGGCGCCGCGGCGCCGGAGCCCCCGTTGCATAAGCCTGCCTTCGTTTGGCCTCCGGGTGGGAATCGGCAGGAGATGGAGCTGCCGGATGTGGGGTTGCTGTTCACGGGAGGGGCGGGGCAGCACAGTAGCTACTGTTCCATGAGCTGTTCCATCTCCGGAAGGTGA